In Pirellula sp. SH-Sr6A, the DNA window CTCGACCTCAACATGCCTGTTCAAGACGGATTGGGGGTACTCGATGCTCTTCGGGACTCACCACCTTCGCGACTCCCAGAGATCATCGTGGTAACGGCCAACGACAGTGTGAACATCGCCGTCGAATGCATCCGTCGCGGAGCTTCCGACTTCCTGGTCAAGCCTTACGACCTCGACCATATCCGAACAATCGTTGCGCGCAGCCAACGAAGATGGCAACTGGAGGCGCGCGTCCTGGAACTGCAATCGCAGCTAGACTCAATTCCGTCTCTCGGCGCGCTCTTGAGCATTAGCCCTTCGATGCACCGAGTCTTTGATCAGATTCGCAAAGCCGCTTCCACTTCACTACCCATCCTTATTCGGGGTGAAAGCGGTACGGGCAAAGAGTTGGTCGCGCGCGAACTGCATCGCCTCAGTCCTCGCAACACCGGTCCTTTTATCGCCGTCAACACGGCGGCTCTTTCGGAACACTTGATTGAGAGCGAATTATTCGGCCATGTGAAAGGTGCATTCACTGGTTCCGATCGCAATCGCGAGGGGGTCTTTCGCAAGGCGCATCGGGGCACGCTGTTCCTCGATGAAATCGGAGACATGCCGGTCTCTGTACAAACGCGATTGCTGAGAGTATTGCAGGAAGGCGTATTGACCCCGGTCGGGAGCGAAGAAGAGATACCGGTCGATGTGCGGGTGATCAGCGCCACACACCAGGACTTGGAATCGGCGATCGAACAGAAACGATTTCGAGCCGATCTCTATTTTCGTTTGCGAGGAATTGAGATCAAACTCCCTCCCCTCCGCGCTCGCAGCGAGGATATTTTGCTCCTGGCCAACCATTTCCTCCAAGGGGAATTGGTATTCAGCCCTCAAGCCACCGAAGCGATCCTTCGCTACGCATGGCCCGGAAACATCCGAGAACTCAAGCAGCGAGTCGAGGGTGCGGCAGCCATGGCAAGGTCGTCGGCGATCGAACCGGAAGATCTTGGACTGGCCCCTCCTCGCCCCGACTCGGAAGTGGGCTCGAACACGGACTGGTTGGCTCCCTACTTGGAAGTCCCTCTCACCGAGGGTAAACAAAAATTGGTCGAGTGGTTTGAGCGCGTCGCCATCGAGCGCGCGTTGGAGCTAGAGCAGGGCAATGTGTCCGCCGCTGCACGACGGCTTGGAATCCATCGCCAGAGTCTGCAGCAGAAGCTCAAGGACCTCGAGCGGGCGTGACCGGTCTTTTCCGTCTTTATGCTCGAGGGACTTGGATCAAGCGTTTCATTTCGGCTACAGCTGCCTGGAATCCTACCAACACTGCCCGGCTGACGATGCTGTGACCGATGTTGAGCTCGAACATGTTAGGGATGGACGCGATGGGAATCACATTCTGATAGGTGAGACCATGCCCTGCGTGCAGACGCAGCCCCAGATCGGTGGCAATGACACCTGCCTGAGTGAGTCGATCCAACTCCCGCCGCTGATCAGCACCCCGGGCCAAAGCATATTGGCCTGTGTGCAATTCGATCGCGTGGACACCTAGGGCCTCCGCCTTTTCGATTTGTTCGCGATCGGGATCGATAAACAGACTGACTTCGATCCCTTGATCACGGAGTTTCTCGATCGCTTGCTCTACGACCCCGTCTCCTCGAAGAAGATTGAGTCCACCCTCGGTAGTGACTTCCTCGCGGCGTTCGGGAACCAGTGTTGCCTGACGCGGATGGGTCGCGCAGCAGATATCGACAATCTCGGGTGCACACGAAAGTTCAAAGTTCAGTTTGATATGCACCGTTTCTTTGAGAATTCGCACATCGCGGTCTTGGATGTGTCGGCGGTCTTCCCGGAGATGGACCGTGATGGTGTCGGCACCACCTAGCTCCGCAAAGTATGCCGCTGCGACTGGATCGGGTTCGACCGTGCGACGCGCTTGACGAATTGTGGCAACGTGGTCAATATTGACTCCTAGCTCTACCATTCCGAATCCAGTCTTAAGCTTTCCATGGGGAAGAAGGGCGATTGGAAATTGGGAAACCCATTTGCAAACCGCTCGGCAAATCAATCTTGAGATAGCGTCGTTATACGATCAATCGGGACGCTGTCCAATCGTAATCGAAAGGCGTTGTCGCTCGGCGTTGCGTTCGATCTCCAGGTCCACGCTCGATCCTGGCTGACTATTGCCTATTCGGAAGATGGCATCTTCGACGCCTCGGATTGCGATGCCGTTGACGGAGATAATGCAGTCTCCTTCGGCGAGCCCAGCGAGTTCGGCGGGAGAACCGGGCAAGATCCGATTGGCCATTGCTCCCGTTTGCTCCTTCGTCAGTTCGTAGGTTGTTTCAAGAGGCATTTCCTCCCCTCGAAGCTGTTGGTATCGCGAGACGGAAACGAATTCCACTCCTAGCCAGCCGCGGCGCATCTTTCCGTTCTGAACAATTTCGTCGAAGACTTGGCGGGCCACATTGCTAGGGATCGCAAAACTGACACCTCGGTAGGACTCCCCGATGATGGCGGTGTTGATCCCGATCAATTCGCCGCGCCCATTGACGAGAGGTCCGCCGCTATTGCCAGGATTGACCGCGACATCGGTCTGCATGAGGTCGCTGTATCGGGCCGTGGGACCACGTTTGCGATCTCGTCCGGTGCGGACGGATCCTGAGTCGTCGTATTGCGTCCCGGACAAATCCAGCCGATGTTTGCTGCTCACGATTCCAAAAGTAATCGAACCAGTCAATCCAAAGGGGCTACCGACGGCCCAAACCGGCGAGCCGACCTGAGCGACGTCGCTGTCCCCCCAAGCGATCGGAAGCAAGTCGTCCGCTTTGATTTTGAGAACCGCGAGATCGGTCAAAGGATCGCTCCCGACCAATTCTGCGAGGCAATTGCGCTCGTCCGCCAAATAAACATGGATGACCGGCCCGTCGTCGAGCACGTGACTATTGGTGAGGATCCAACCGCCTTTATCGATAATGACTCCGCTGCCGTGTCCGGTCATCGACCGGCGGCCGATCACGCTGGTCAGGGGTGATTCGGCCATGCTCGTGGTGATATGCACGACGCTCGGGACGACTCGTTTGGCGACCGTTTGAGAGATGCTGGAGAGCCCTTCCAAGGATACTTGTTGGAGTTGTTCCCCGGCGACTTCGTATTCGGCGCGCAATTGGCCCCGATGCCAGGAATACCGAGACAACTCCAAGGTCGCCGGGAGGAGAAGACGGAGGACGGCCAGGAGGACGACGACGACCGCTAAGCTCGTCAAGGTTGATAAAAACAGGGACTTGGCGCTGGAGTAGGCGTTCCCAGGAGAGGGTTCGGAGGCAACCTCTTCCAGAAATTCCTCGTCGCGTGGCAAGCCCTCCGTCTGCATCCCTGGGATTCCATTTGCTGGAGCATTTTCCGCGGGCTCCACACCCTCTCGCGGCGTGGATGGCGAGGCATCGGTAGGAAATAGGAATGGGGGTGGGGACGGGGAGCGATCGATCGAGCCCTCCCGCAGAGATTCTTCGGCGATGGGCCGGTCGTTGAACGAGTCAGCAGGCTGATCGGTGGGATGGGGGGCCATAGGCACAGTTCCTCACTGGCTATTTTTCGGGGGCCTACCTCGCGGAATAAACGACCCTCGCATAGGATAATTTGTACCTTGGAAACGCTTCTGATGCAAAGAATTCCCCTCTCTTTGGGTTTGGTAAAAGCAGGAAACCGATGCGATGTTACTTCCTCTCGGATCTGCACCTGTTCTCGAGGAGGACTGATTTCGGTCGATATGAACGGGTTTTGGAACAAGCAGCCGACCGGGCGGGCGCAGTCATTCTGGGTGGTGATATCTTTGACTTTAAGTGGAGCTGTTATCCATCGCTCGACTCGACGATCGAAAAAGCCGTGGAATGGCTTTCTGAATTAACCGATCGACACCCCAACTGCAGCTTCTATTATCTGTTGGGAAATCACGATTCCCACCCCCGCTACGTTTCAGCCTTGGACCGTTTGGTGTTCGAGAAGAAGAATTTGCAGTGGCAGCCGTACTGGCTTCGATTCGGACACGCTGTCTTCTTGCATGGAGATGTGCTGGATGGTGGGATGGATCATCACGAAGTGGACGAACGGAGAAAAAAGCACAGCGGCGATCCTGTACCGGAATCGTATCGGCATTGGTTGTACGACGTAGCGGTTCAAGTGAAGGTGCATCGGGCCGTGGCCACCTTTGCGAGGAGGAGAGCATGGGTCTTGAAAAAGCTCGCCCGGTATTTGAGAGAGCAAGGGCTCGACGCGACGCAGGGAGTCACGGATGTCTATTTCGGGCATACGCATCGCTCAATGACATCCGTCCGCTATGATGGCTTGGTGTTTCACAACGGAGGAGCGTGTATCAAGGGACTTCCATTTCGGATCCTGGAACTGCAGCTTGCGAGTTAAACAACAGGATTCACTTTCGCGATGCTGAGTGTTCTGCCGAGTCTGAACGAGTTCCCTGAGTTCTATTGGGGCATCATCGCATTATTGCTCCATACCGGATTGACGATGACGATCGTTATCCGCGTCATCATGAGCAATCGTTCGGTAGGGGCGACTCTTTCCTGGATCGCCGTGGTGTTCATGTTTCCGATGCTTGGGCCGGGAGTTTACTTGTTGATCGGCGAGTTGCGACTCGGTTCGCGCCGCGCGAGATTGGTAAGGCAACTCCGAGAACCTTCGCGACTTCGATATCGAAAACTGGATCGAGGGGACCTGCGGGTGCATTGGCATTCCGTTGGAGAGGATTGTGAAATGTTGGCCAGGGCTGCTGAACGCATGCTCGAAGTACCAGCGTTGCCCGGCAATCACTTTGAACTGCTAAGCGATTGGGAGGATGTCTTTGATCGCATGATCCAAGACATCGATGGTGCGCAAGTCAGCTGCGATATGGAGTTTTATATTTGGCATGATGCCGGGCGGACACGCGACGTAGCCGAGGCGTTGATGCGAGCTGCCGAGCGTGGGGTAACGTGTCGTGTTCTGGTCGACGGCATCGGTAGCTTGCCATTCCTTCGCAGCGATACCATTCAAGTGCTCCGCCGAAAGGGAATACGGGTTGAGGCGGCGTTGCCAGGGGGGATTTGGCGCATTCCTTTTGTGCGATTCGATCTCCGCATGCATCGCAAGCTCGTGCTGATCGACGACCAAATCGCTTGGACCGGGAGTCTCAATCTGGTCGATCCTAGGTTCTTCAAAAGCGAGGCTGGGTTCGGGCAATGGATCGATGCGATGACCCGACTGGAAGGCCCCGCCGTCGAAGCGTTGGCGATCACATTCCAGCAGGATTGGTATGTCGAAACCGATTTGGGTGGAACCGAATTACCCGACGTGACGGGAGATCAATTGATTCGCAAACGCGGGACCGCGGCGGTTCAAGTCCTCCCGTCGGGACCGGCCAATCAAGTGGAAGCGATCGAGCGATTGCTAATCACCGCGATCTATCTCGCGCGCCGAGAGCTCGTGATCACCACTCCTTACTTTGTTCCGAGCGAGGCGCTGCAAATGGCGTTGGCCACCGCGTCGCAGCGAGGAGTAAAGGTAATCGTCGTGGTACCTGCAATCGTCGACTCGTTGTTGGTCCGCTGGGCGAGTCAAGCCTTCATGGGTGACCTCATGCAGTCGGGGGTCTTCATCGCCAAATTTCACGGTGGTCTTTTGCATACTAAGAGCGTGACGATCGATGGGCATATCAGCCTGTTTGGTTCGCTCAACATGGATCCGCGAAGCTTTCGCTTGAACTTTGAGCTCACTCTCGCGGTGTACGATATCACCTTTACCAATACCCTTCGAGCATTGCAGCAGGAGTATCTCAACCAATCGGAAATGATCGATCCGGTTGCTTGGTTCAGTCGTTCGTTCCTAACTCGATTCGGAGAAAAGACAGCTCGGCTTATGGGGCCGCTTCTTTGAGCTCCTTCGATATCCATGAAAAGCCCACCTGCGCGTGGAGCGGGTCGGGATCGCAAAAAAGGAGCGCTTGGGTTCCAGTCGACCGTCCAGTTGTTTCGAAATGGCACGGTTTGCATGAGGATCCGATGGCTGGTACTGCGATTGCAGGGTTCGTGTTATAACCAAGCGGGAGCGGCATGTTTCCGCGCTCGACTCTTTGCACTCCCTCCCACTTCCGCACATCAAGGAAACTCAGCGATGAAAGTATTGCTTGCTACCGACGGCTCCTCGACCGCGATGGATGCCGCATCCCTTCTAGCGCGATTGCCCCATCGCGACCGGTTGGAGCTCACGATTTTATTCGTCAATCAGGCGTACGAGTTCTTTGGAGTTGTCGAGTCGCAAAGCGTTGTAGATCGTTGTATCGCAGAAGAAAAATCGCGTGGTATGGAGGCTTGCCAACGCGCAGCACATTTATTTCAAGGTGCGAACGCGACCGTAGAGACGCTAGTCGTCGATGGCCATCCGGGGGAGACGATCGTCGATACGGCAGCAGACAAACAAGTTGACTTGATCGTTCTTGGAGCGACCGGCCACACGAAAATCGATCGCTTTCTGCTAGGGAGCGTCAGCGATTTTGTTGCGACTCATGCGAAATGTTCAGTGCTGGTGGCCCGTTCGCAAATGCTAGAAGAGCTGAAGCAGCATGAGCTTCGGATCTGTGTCGGTATCGACGACTCGGACCGGTCCAGCAATGCGTTCAGCAAATTCTGCGAAGCAGGGTGGACGGTTCCTGCCCAGGTCGATTTTGTGGGAGTAGTTCGGCTCCCTTACACCTATTCGGACATCCCCATCGCGATCGATACGTCTAACAGCAAGAAGAGCATGCAAGCGAAGCTCGCTCAAACCGTCGTTCAATGCCAACATCGGTTTCCTGCGGCGTCGATCCATGTGGAAGAAGCAAACCATGTAGGGGACACGCTGGTTCGATTCGCGACGAAGCATCACTCGGATTTGATGATGCTAGGGGATACCGGCAAGGGACTGATGGGACGGTTTCTCTTAGGAAGCGTCACCCGATATGTTTTGCGGAATGCCCCTTGCTCCATCTGGATCAGCCGTTGATCCTGACGTCATTCGGAATTTTCCCCGGGGCCGTGTCTTTGTGGAAAGCGTAGAGCCTTATTTTCAAAAGTACTTGAATCGCGTCGTAGCAGGCGCGGAGCCGGTGGATCAGCTTCGCTCGCAGGCAGGAAACTTGGTTCACTGGGCGGAGCGGGTCGAACCGGCTGCCACGACGGTGGTTCACGCGCCGTATACATGGACCTTTCGCCAAGTGCTCCAGCACATCATCGATACGGAGCGCGTATTTGCCTTTCGGGCACTGTGGTTTGCGCGCGGCGCTAACGAGCCACTGCCCTCCTTCGATGAACACGCGTTCTCTCGTCACTCCCTCGCGAATGAAATCGATTGGACGAAATTGGTCGATGAATTCCACTCGGTTCGTGCCGCATCCGTTTCGCTGTTTGGCAATTTGCCTCCCGATGCGTGGAAACGTGCCGGCATCGCGGCGGGTTATAAGATGGATGTAACGATGCTTTGCGGAATGATATTCGGACATTTGGATCATCATTTTGAAATCCTTCGGAGCAGGCTGCTTTCCGAAACCTCGCGATAGATTGCGATTCACCGAATTTTTAATCGATCGGTGTTTCCCTCCCTTTTCTTACCTCCATCGACGCCACCGACTCATGATTTCATCGTCCCGTTGCGGCTCTGTGCTGCGAGTCCCCAGCTCCCTTGCCATGGCCTTGTTTTGCTGCCTGGGAGGTGTTTCTCAAGCCGGTGACGAACAGGTGCTCACGACCGGCCGTCTCCATTTGGGTAAGCCAGGTCAGTGGGAATGGGACCATTTCGAAGGAGTACCCGTCGATGCGGAGTCCTTAGAAATACGTTTCGCATCGAAGGCCAACGCATCGGAGCAAACCCTGAGAGTATGGCAGCGCGATGTCAAACTGTCTTGGACGATCAAGCTCAATGACCGAAAGCTTGGGACACTCGAGTCCTTCGAAGGTGCCATGGAAAGCCTGTGCGCGGTCCCTCCCGGCTTGCTTCGCGAAGGAGAGAATGTTTTGAGAATCGAGGCCCCCACCGCGCTCGACGATATCGAGGTGGGGCCGATTGCCATCGTTCCTACTTCGAGGAACGAGCTGCTGAAGGAAACACGGATCGAAGTTTCGGTTGTCGACAGGGAGACAGGAAGCGAGATCCCTTCTCGCCTTACCTTAACCAAACCCGACGGAACATTGCAGCCGTTGCTAGCGGAGCCCGCGCGCGATGTGGCCACGCGCGTGGGTGTCGTCTACGCGCGCGAAGGCAAGGCCTCGTTGTCGCTACCACAAGGAGAATACGTCCTCACGGCAGGACGTGGTTTCGAGTGGGGAACGGACACGACTCGCATTTCGCTGAGTCCAGGAGAATCGAAACGCATAGTACTCTCTCTGCGTCGCGAAGTTTCCACCGAGGGCTGGATCGCTACAGACAGCCACATTCATACACTGACTCACAGCGGTCATGGTGACGCTCGACTTGATGAACGGATGATCACCATTGCAGGTGAAGGGATCGAGCTGGCTATTGCGACCGATCACAACCACCATGTCGATTATGGGCCGGTGCAGAAGAGTATGGATTTACAAGACCGATTCACATCGGTGATCGGCAATGAAGTCACAACCAAGCGGGGGCATTTCAACGCGTTTCCAATCCAACCCGGTGCACCGGTCGTCGATCATAAATTGGAAGATTGGTCGAAGCTATTGCCTGCGATCCGATCGACGCCTGGCGTGGAGGTTATCACTCTCAATCACCCGCGGGATCTCCACAGCGGCTTTATCCCATTAGAAGGAACACACTTCCATCCAAAGACGGGACAGCACGACGATGCCAAGGCGTTAAAAAGTGTCGATGCCATCGAAGTGGTGACATCTGCCGCCTTGCAGTCGGATATCCATCAGCTGATTCGCGATTGGTTCGCATTGCTCAATCGCGGGCATCGGATCGCTGCGATCGGCTCCAGCGACACCCATGACGTCAGTCGTTTCATCCTGGGACAAGGTCGCACCTATGTTGCAGCAAAAGACTCCGACCCGGCTCATCTCGATCTGGAAGAGGTTTGGCAAAGTTATCAGAAAGGACGACTGTTGGTGAGTATGGGCCTGCTGGCTCAATTCCGAATCAACAATCGATTTGCGGTAGGCGATTTAGCGACCGAGCTTGGCAGCCATCTGGACGTCGAGGCCCTCGTTTCGGGACCGTCTTGGGCAAAGGCTGATCACGTGGCCCTCTACGCCAATGGCATACTTCTGCGCGAGGTGGACATTGACGATCAGGGTAAGGCGGGAGAGAAAGCGAAAATCCGCTGGCGCATACCGAGGCCTGCTCACGATGTGCATGTGGTGGTGATTGCGACCGGTCCAGGTGTGGCATCCGCGCATTGGGCACTACCGAGACCCTGGCAACCGACCAGTAAAACAATCGCATCGCGCGTGATCGGATTGACCAACCCGATCTGGGTGGATGGTGACGGAGACGGTGAATTTCAATCAGCCTACGCGTACGCGTCGCGGCTGCTAGAAAAGCATGGTGAGGACCGAGCGGCATTAGCGAAGGATTTGGATCGCTTCGATGGCAGCGTCACGACGCAAGTCGAGTCGCTGCAATCGACCGGGCGATAAGCCTCGCGTTAAACCATTGCAGCAACTCTCGTGTCCAAACCGTTCCTGTCATGCAGTTGGGTTCCGGCAACCGAAACCATCTGTGGAAACCGGTGGACTAGGACCAAGTCGGCTCCCAGCCTTTGCGGTAGGTCTTGCTCAGGTAGTCGTTGGCCGAAGCGACATTGGTGATCCGCAAATTTTCGGCATCCCAATCCAGGCCTTGGTCGGGGAAGCGAATGCCGATCGTTCCGAGCAATACGGCTTCGGTCAGGGGACCAGCGTAGTCAAAGTGCGAGGTCGTAGCCCCATTCCCCAGGCAAGCGTCGGCCCATTGGGTGTAGTGATCAACGTTCGGAAGCGTTTCCAGCTTTTCAGCAGAAAACCGTTCCTTCGGGTAGACGCTCGGCATAGCGACGTGAGGAATGACCAGCGAACCTTTTTCGCCAATCAGTACCGAGCCAGCTTTCGGGAGCGCGACGTCCGAAGGGATATCCTGGATGCGATCTCGCGGTGGCTCGACACCTGCAGCGTCGTACCAAGTCACAGGCAGGCGTCCAGCGGTGGTGTATTCGGTTCCCGGAAATAGATATTGGACCGTGCATCGGTCTGTCCAACTCTCTTTCTTGAGAGCAGGCGCAGCAACTTGCAATGAGACAGGAGAAGTCAACTTCAAGGCCTTGAAGACGGGGTCGAGAATATGGCAACCGAAGTCCCCCAGTTGCCCTGTCCCAAAGGCTTGCCAACCCCGCCAATTGAAGGGGTGATAGAGATTCGCTTTGTAGGCCGTCTCGGGTGCAACACCTTGCCAAAGATCCCATCGAATATGCGAGGGGACGGGATCTGCTCCTGCAGGGGTGTCGATATGTCGCGGCCAAGTCGGATTGTTCGACTGCCAGGAGTGAACCTCCTTTACCTTTCCGATCAAACCGGAGTGAACCCAATGAACGGCGGTGCGATATGCGGAGTGGGATTGAATCTGATTGCACATTTGCGTGACGACACCCGCCTTTTTGGCTGCGAGTCTCATCTGGCGAGCTTCGAACACTGTGTGCGTGAGAGGTTTTTGGCAGAAGATATGTTTCCCTAGCTGCATCGCTGCCAGCGAGATAGGAGCGTGCATGAAGTCGGGGGTGGATACGAGGACTCCCTGAACATCCTTGGACGTATCCAGCAATTTGCGCCAGTCGTCAAAGGTGGCGGCATGAGGATATTTCTCCGCAGCTCGTCCGAGATGCTCTTTGGAACTATCGATGTCGCAGAGGGCGGCGACATCCACCGAAGGGCTGGCGGCCACCCCGAGCAGATCGCTCCATCCTTTGCCCCCGGTTCCGATGCTCGCGATTCGGAGCCGACTATTGGCTCCCAGGACGCGGCGATAATGTTGGGGAGCGAGGCCTGCCAAGGCTCCGGCGGTGACGGCGGACTGCAGAACGCGACGGCGAGAAAGCTGGAATGCCATAGAGACGCGACGCTCCTATGCGGTGGGTGGGTGAACGGATCGGTGAGTGGGCGGTGGGGAAGACACCATTGTAACCCCCAATAAATCCGAGCTGGTCGCGAAACGCGGCGGAGGGGCTGAATTCCGTGCTATACTGAACACGCCTCGGTTATCAAAATAGTGGGATGGTGTCGATTTTAGCGGTGGAATGGACTTGAAAGGTCGATTCACATCGCGAGGCAATCGCCCCTTTCCTGCTCTCACGATTCGCTTGCACTCACGATTTACTTACAGTGGACTGCTTCATGGATTTCCTGTTCCTCGCGCAAAACATCCAGTTGGACTTTCGAAGCATCCTCATGATTGGGCTTGCGATCGGCGCGGTCGTCATCGGCTTGATCGCGTTGGTCATCTTCTGGAATTTCGGAAGTTTGTGGCTACAGGCCAAGACCAGCGGCGCGGACGTTTCCATGATGAGTTTGATCGGAATGTACTTAAGGCAGGTTCGCCCGCACGTCATTGTCAACGCCATCATCATGGCGTCTCAGGCTGGGCTCGACACCAATCGACGCACCGGAATCACCACGCAGGACCTTGAAGCACATTACTTGGCCGAAGGGAATGTGATGAACGTGATAAACGCTATCATCGCTGCCCAGCGCGCAGGAATCGATCTCGATTTCGAACGAGCCGCCGCAATCGATCTTGCGGGACGCGATGTGTTAGATGCCGTGAAAACTTCGGTGCACCCCCGTGTGATCGACTGCCCTGATCCGAGGCATAGCGGCAACGGATTCCTTTCTGCGATTGCAAAAAATGGGATCGAACTGAAGGTAAAGGCTCGCGTGACCGTGCGAACCAACTTGGCCCAGCTCATCGGTGGTGCGACCGAGGAGACGGTCATTGCACGGGTGGGCGAGAGCATCATCAGTTCGATTGGATCGTCTGAGAATCATTTGGTGGTGTTGGAAAACCCAAACCTGATCACCCGCACGGTGCTCAAGCGAGGGCTGGATAACCAAACGGCTTTCACTATCGTTTCGATCGATATCGCCCACATCGAAGTAGGACAGAACATCGGGGCCAGGCTCCGAGCCGATCAAGCTGAGGCGGATGTTCGCATGGCTCGAGCGCAGGCGGAACAACGCCGTGCCGAGGCAATTGCGCAAGAGCAGGTCATGAAGGCTAAAGTCGCCGAGAACCGTTCCAATCTCGTGCTGGCGGAAGCGGAAGTCCCCCAGGCGATGGCAAAAGCGTTTATCGCTGGCCACTTCCAATCTGCAACCTAACGCGTTCGTCGTCGATTCAAAGCGTCAATCCTCGGGGTTTAATCCATGTGTGGCATCGCAGGAGGCGTCTGGCCATTCGGATCCGTGGGGATCGAGCCCGATATCCTTCAACGCATGACCCAGGCATTAGTCCATCGCGGGCCCGATGATGAGGGCGCGTGGATTTCGCCGGCGGAATCCGTTCGGCTCCACGCCGACTCCCGAGACCGTTGCGGAGTCGCTCTCGGATTTCGGCGACTCTCGATCATCGATCTCTCCACCGGCCATCAACCCCTCGGTAACGAAGATGGCTCGGTGCAGATTGTCTTCAATGGAGAGATCTACAACTATCGCGAATTGCGCCATCGACTCGAAGGCTCCGGGCATCGCTTTGAGACCCACTCCGACACCGAGACGATCGTCCATCTCTACGAAGATCTCGGGCTGGAATGTTTCCATCATCTGAACGGAATGTTCGCTCTCGCCATTTGGGACGCGAGGGAGAATCGGTTAGTGCTCGCGCGCGATCGGATGGGTAAGAAACCGCTCTATTACACCCTCCAAGATGGTACTCTTTACTTCGCCAGCGAGTTGAAGAGTTTACTGCAGGTCCCCGCGATCCGGCCCGAGATCGACCCTGGGAGCATCGACCTCTACCTGACGTATCAGTACATTCCTCAC includes these proteins:
- a CDS encoding Gfo/Idh/MocA family protein; the encoded protein is MAFQLSRRRVLQSAVTAGALAGLAPQHYRRVLGANSRLRIASIGTGGKGWSDLLGVAASPSVDVAALCDIDSSKEHLGRAAEKYPHAATFDDWRKLLDTSKDVQGVLVSTPDFMHAPISLAAMQLGKHIFCQKPLTHTVFEARQMRLAAKKAGVVTQMCNQIQSHSAYRTAVHWVHSGLIGKVKEVHSWQSNNPTWPRHIDTPAGADPVPSHIRWDLWQGVAPETAYKANLYHPFNWRGWQAFGTGQLGDFGCHILDPVFKALKLTSPVSLQVAAPALKKESWTDRCTVQYLFPGTEYTTAGRLPVTWYDAAGVEPPRDRIQDIPSDVALPKAGSVLIGEKGSLVIPHVAMPSVYPKERFSAEKLETLPNVDHYTQWADACLGNGATTSHFDYAGPLTEAVLLGTIGIRFPDQGLDWDAENLRITNVASANDYLSKTYRKGWEPTWS
- a CDS encoding CehA/McbA family metallohydrolase, producing MALFCCLGGVSQAGDEQVLTTGRLHLGKPGQWEWDHFEGVPVDAESLEIRFASKANASEQTLRVWQRDVKLSWTIKLNDRKLGTLESFEGAMESLCAVPPGLLREGENVLRIEAPTALDDIEVGPIAIVPTSRNELLKETRIEVSVVDRETGSEIPSRLTLTKPDGTLQPLLAEPARDVATRVGVVYAREGKASLSLPQGEYVLTAGRGFEWGTDTTRISLSPGESKRIVLSLRREVSTEGWIATDSHIHTLTHSGHGDARLDERMITIAGEGIELAIATDHNHHVDYGPVQKSMDLQDRFTSVIGNEVTTKRGHFNAFPIQPGAPVVDHKLEDWSKLLPAIRSTPGVEVITLNHPRDLHSGFIPLEGTHFHPKTGQHDDAKALKSVDAIEVVTSAALQSDIHQLIRDWFALLNRGHRIAAIGSSDTHDVSRFILGQGRTYVAAKDSDPAHLDLEEVWQSYQKGRLLVSMGLLAQFRINNRFAVGDLATELGSHLDVEALVSGPSWAKADHVALYANGILLREVDIDDQGKAGEKAKIRWRIPRPAHDVHVVVIATGPGVASAHWALPRPWQPTSKTIASRVIGLTNPIWVDGDGDGEFQSAYAYASRLLEKHGEDRAALAKDLDRFDGSVTTQVESLQSTGR
- the floA gene encoding flotillin-like protein FloA (flotillin-like protein involved in membrane lipid rafts), giving the protein MDFLFLAQNIQLDFRSILMIGLAIGAVVIGLIALVIFWNFGSLWLQAKTSGADVSMMSLIGMYLRQVRPHVIVNAIIMASQAGLDTNRRTGITTQDLEAHYLAEGNVMNVINAIIAAQRAGIDLDFERAAAIDLAGRDVLDAVKTSVHPRVIDCPDPRHSGNGFLSAIAKNGIELKVKARVTVRTNLAQLIGGATEETVIARVGESIISSIGSSENHLVVLENPNLITRTVLKRGLDNQTAFTIVSIDIAHIEVGQNIGARLRADQAEADVRMARAQAEQRRAEAIAQEQVMKAKVAENRSNLVLAEAEVPQAMAKAFIAGHFQSAT